A genome region from Staphylococcus capitis subsp. capitis includes the following:
- a CDS encoding ABC transporter substrate-binding protein yields MRNKLWMVILVLALSLAACSQGSNQSSDSNSTSKKGNNKVKYHRIVSLMPSNTEILYRLGLGNNIVGVSTVDDYPKDVKKGKKQFDAMNLNKEKLLKAKPDLILAHESQKSSSGKVLNSLKKDGVKVVYVKDAQSINETYDTFKTIGKITGREHQAQDLVDETKKNVDKVVNSVPKHHKKQSIFMEVSSKPDIYTAGKGTFFDDMLNQLDAKNNFSDINGWKSVSKESIIKHNPDILISTEGKSKSDYIKMIKKRGGFDKINAVKNTRIESVNGDEISRPGPRIDEGLKELRDVIYKK; encoded by the coding sequence ATGAGAAATAAACTATGGATGGTTATTCTCGTGCTTGCTTTATCATTAGCAGCATGTAGTCAAGGCTCAAATCAATCATCAGATAGCAATTCAACATCGAAAAAAGGGAATAATAAAGTAAAATACCATAGAATTGTTTCTCTAATGCCAAGTAATACTGAAATATTATATCGACTTGGTTTAGGGAATAACATTGTTGGTGTATCAACGGTTGATGATTACCCTAAAGATGTTAAAAAAGGTAAAAAACAATTTGATGCGATGAACTTGAATAAAGAAAAATTACTCAAAGCTAAACCAGATCTGATTTTAGCACATGAGTCCCAAAAAAGTTCTTCAGGAAAAGTATTAAACTCACTTAAAAAAGATGGGGTTAAAGTTGTTTATGTTAAAGACGCCCAATCAATTAATGAAACATATGACACCTTCAAAACTATCGGTAAAATTACAGGACGTGAGCATCAAGCTCAAGATTTAGTAGATGAAACGAAAAAGAACGTTGATAAAGTAGTTAATTCTGTTCCTAAACATCATAAAAAGCAAAGTATATTTATGGAAGTTTCATCTAAACCAGATATTTATACAGCAGGTAAAGGCACATTCTTCGATGATATGTTAAATCAACTAGACGCGAAGAATAACTTCTCAGATATAAATGGTTGGAAATCAGTCAGTAAAGAGAGCATCATTAAGCATAATCCAGATATATTAATTTCTACTGAAGGTAAATCAAAATCTGATTATATTAAAATGATTAAAAAACGTGGTGGCTTCGATAAAATTAATGCTGTTAAAAATACACGAATTGAATCAGTTAATGGAGACGAGATTTCTCGACCAGGTCCTCGAATTGATGAAGGCCTAAAAGAATTAAGGGATGTAATTTATAAAAAATAA
- a CDS encoding MerR family transcriptional regulator, which translates to MKAYFSPKDLCDITGVSLRTLHYYHDIELLIPHHIEDNGYRLYSVEDISKLQYILFLRELDLTLKEINDYFKSDINTKNEVLRKNYDDVIKKRDKLNVIIEHLDYHFKQESNEEIEVTNMKEFDLYQQYENEAALKYGDTKYYQSYEEQQQDMNDSEKKENYKKINVELNTFFDEMSDLFSKDVSIKEASTRIKKLEDILNLQVPNCDKQFMSYIATTYVDDERFAKNINKNRNEGLNRYIANAINVYITY; encoded by the coding sequence ATGAAAGCGTATTTTAGTCCTAAAGATCTTTGTGACATCACAGGAGTGAGTTTACGTACACTTCATTATTATCACGATATAGAATTATTAATCCCTCATCATATTGAAGACAATGGTTATCGTCTTTATAGTGTAGAAGATATTTCTAAACTGCAATATATCTTATTTTTAAGGGAGCTTGATTTAACATTAAAAGAAATTAATGATTATTTTAAAAGTGATATAAATACTAAAAACGAAGTGTTGCGTAAGAATTACGATGATGTAATTAAGAAAAGAGATAAGTTGAATGTAATCATTGAACATCTTGACTACCATTTTAAACAAGAGAGCAATGAAGAAATTGAGGTGACGAATATGAAAGAATTTGATTTATATCAACAATATGAAAATGAAGCGGCTTTGAAGTATGGTGATACTAAGTACTATCAATCTTATGAGGAACAACAACAAGATATGAATGATTCTGAGAAAAAAGAGAACTATAAAAAGATTAATGTTGAATTAAATACATTTTTCGATGAGATGAGTGATTTATTTTCTAAAGATGTCTCGATTAAGGAGGCAAGCACTAGAATAAAAAAACTAGAAGACATATTGAATCTACAAGTTCCTAACTGCGATAAACAATTTATGTCCTATATTGCAACAACATATGTTGATGATGAACGATTTGCTAAAAATATTAATAAAAACCGTAATGAAGGATTAAATCGATATATTGCAAATGCCATAAATGTATATATAACGTACTAA
- the larA gene encoding nickel-dependent lactate racemase has product MKTDVLYGKSEISVNVPDDSTIIEPQNIDAIEDYKTAIKDVLRHPTNSKPLKEMVKSDDIVSIVISDITRPTPNHILVPLLIEELNHVPRENFVIINGTGTHRDQTRDELIQMLGEDIVDTVKIVHNHCTEADSLIKVGESKYGCDAYLNKDYVESDFKIVTGFIEPHFFAGFSGGPKGIMPGIAGLETIQTFHNAKMIGDPRSTWGNLEDNPVQDMAREVNRMCKPDFMLNVALNKRKEITAAFAGEVFEAHKEGCAYVKEHAMFKCHQRFDVVIASNSGYPLDQNLYQTVKGMSAASKIVKEDGNIIMVSECADGFPDHGKFAEIFKMADTPQGILELIHNPNFKEMDQWQVQKQASIQTFANVYVYSELTDQQLKDSMLNPTSNIEQTLHELEEQYGRKLSIGVMPQGPLTIPYVENEE; this is encoded by the coding sequence GTGAAGACAGATGTGCTCTACGGCAAGTCTGAAATTAGTGTCAATGTACCTGATGATAGCACTATTATAGAACCTCAAAATATTGACGCTATTGAAGATTATAAAACAGCCATTAAAGACGTTTTAAGACATCCAACCAACTCAAAACCTCTTAAAGAAATGGTTAAAAGTGATGACATCGTATCTATAGTAATTAGTGATATCACTCGCCCAACACCAAACCATATTCTTGTACCTTTACTAATTGAGGAATTGAACCATGTGCCACGTGAAAATTTCGTAATTATTAATGGTACAGGAACACATCGTGACCAAACGCGCGATGAGCTTATTCAAATGTTAGGTGAAGATATTGTGGACACAGTTAAAATTGTCCATAACCACTGTACTGAAGCAGATAGTCTTATAAAAGTTGGGGAGAGTAAATATGGTTGTGATGCATATCTCAATAAAGACTATGTTGAGTCAGATTTTAAAATCGTCACTGGTTTCATTGAACCTCATTTCTTTGCAGGATTTTCAGGCGGTCCAAAAGGTATTATGCCAGGTATCGCTGGATTAGAAACTATTCAAACTTTTCATAATGCAAAGATGATTGGCGACCCTCGTTCTACATGGGGAAATTTAGAAGATAACCCTGTTCAGGATATGGCTAGAGAAGTGAACCGTATGTGTAAGCCAGACTTTATGTTAAATGTGGCTTTAAACAAAAGGAAGGAAATTACAGCTGCATTCGCTGGAGAAGTTTTTGAAGCACATAAAGAAGGATGTGCTTATGTTAAAGAACACGCGATGTTTAAATGCCATCAACGTTTTGATGTCGTCATCGCTTCTAATTCAGGTTATCCTTTAGATCAAAACTTGTATCAGACTGTTAAAGGTATGAGTGCTGCTAGTAAAATCGTCAAAGAAGACGGAAATATTATTATGGTCTCCGAATGTGCAGATGGCTTTCCAGATCATGGTAAATTTGCTGAAATCTTTAAAATGGCTGACACCCCTCAGGGAATTCTAGAGCTTATCCATAACCCTAATTTTAAAGAGATGGATCAATGGCAAGTTCAAAAACAAGCGAGCATTCAGACCTTTGCCAATGTTTATGTCTACTCAGAATTAACAGATCAACAATTGAAAGATTCAATGTTGAATCCAACTTCAAATATTGAACAAACGCTTCATGAGTTAGAAGAACAATATGGACGTAAATTATCAATTGGTGTCATGCCACAAGGACCACTAACCATTCCATATGTTGAAAATGAAGAATAA
- a CDS encoding endonuclease III domain-containing protein — protein sequence MLSTMELYRILYKNMGAQHWWPAQSPIEMMLGAILVQNTNWKNADMALTRLKEETQFNGKKILNMSLDDLQQTIRSSGFYKNKGKAIHALMNWLNQHDFNYKDIAQYYGENLRKELLNIRGIGSETADVLIVYIFKGIEFIPDSYTRRIYAKLGYTQTETYDKFKKTIQLPSNFTNQDANEFHALLDNFGKNYFNGKGEHRYTFLDSFFEN from the coding sequence ATGCTATCTACAATGGAACTGTATCGAATTCTATATAAAAATATGGGTGCACAACATTGGTGGCCAGCTCAAAGTCCTATTGAGATGATGCTAGGGGCTATACTTGTTCAAAATACTAATTGGAAAAATGCAGATATGGCATTAACACGTCTCAAAGAAGAGACGCAATTCAATGGTAAAAAGATATTAAATATGTCACTCGATGATTTGCAACAAACGATTCGTTCGAGCGGTTTCTATAAAAATAAAGGTAAAGCGATTCACGCTTTAATGAATTGGTTAAATCAACATGACTTTAATTACAAAGATATCGCACAATACTATGGTGAGAATTTAAGAAAGGAATTATTAAATATTCGTGGTATTGGAAGTGAAACGGCAGATGTTTTAATTGTATATATTTTTAAAGGGATAGAATTTATTCCAGACAGTTATACTCGCCGTATATATGCTAAGTTAGGCTATACTCAGACTGAAACCTACGATAAGTTTAAGAAGACCATTCAATTACCTTCTAATTTCACTAACCAAGATGCGAATGAATTCCATGCTTTGCTCGATAATTTTGGTAAAAATTATTTTAACGGTAAAGGAGAACATCGTTATACATTTTTAGATTCATTTTTTGAAAATTAA
- a CDS encoding DUF1934 family protein: protein MDKNINIQTKQVLKQNDEKQKFEFTTKGARQKRRAEFIRYTEEIEEAKVNVTIKIEDSGVKLIRKGDFNMNLHFVEGEETTTLYDIPAGRIPLTVKTLSILHFVTPNGGKLKIHYELYQNEEKMGSYQYELNYKEISE, encoded by the coding sequence TTGGATAAAAACATAAATATTCAAACTAAACAGGTTTTGAAACAGAATGATGAAAAACAAAAATTTGAGTTTACTACAAAAGGTGCTAGGCAGAAACGACGAGCAGAATTTATCCGGTATACAGAAGAAATTGAAGAAGCAAAAGTCAATGTTACAATAAAAATTGAAGATAGCGGAGTTAAGTTGATTCGTAAAGGCGATTTCAATATGAATCTACATTTCGTTGAAGGGGAAGAAACGACAACTTTATATGATATACCCGCAGGACGGATACCTTTAACAGTGAAAACACTGAGTATTTTACACTTTGTAACGCCAAATGGTGGGAAATTGAAAATTCACTATGAACTATATCAAAATGAAGAAAAGATGGGTTCTTATCAATACGAACTAAATTATAAGGAGATAAGCGAATGA
- a CDS encoding iron ABC transporter permease, translating to MKRIRSIVIWLIILLISVLVSLWWDLGSLNDAFNQTILLKIRLPRVLEAMLTGATLTIAGHMFQTILNNPLADSFTLGLASGASLGSGLALFLGLSFLWVPFFSIAFSLITLVLVLGLTVILSRGYPIRVLIILGLMIGALFNALLYMLVLINPRKMNSIANYLFGGFASAEYHDVIIIALTMIVAMVILFSMKNGIKLLQVGELKSQSLGLNVQNVMFIVLAVSSMITAVVVAYVGIIGFIGMIVPQLLRRFYWQYELGTQMVLNLIVGSTVMVVADFIGGTMIQPVQIPASIIMALLGVPVLFYILFTQTKVLR from the coding sequence ATGAAAAGAATTCGAAGTATAGTCATATGGTTAATCATTCTATTAATTAGTGTTTTAGTCAGTTTATGGTGGGACTTAGGAAGCCTTAATGATGCATTTAATCAAACTATTTTATTAAAGATAAGACTTCCTAGAGTTCTTGAAGCTATGCTTACTGGTGCGACACTCACTATAGCTGGGCATATGTTTCAAACCATTTTGAATAATCCATTAGCTGATAGTTTTACACTAGGCTTAGCAAGTGGTGCTTCTTTAGGCTCCGGACTTGCACTATTTCTCGGGTTAAGTTTTCTATGGGTGCCTTTTTTCTCTATAGCATTCAGTTTGATTACACTTGTACTCGTACTTGGCCTAACAGTGATATTGTCACGTGGTTATCCTATACGTGTGCTCATCATATTAGGTTTAATGATTGGTGCCTTATTCAATGCACTTCTGTATATGTTAGTTTTAATTAATCCACGGAAAATGAATTCAATAGCTAATTACTTGTTCGGAGGTTTTGCTTCGGCAGAGTACCACGATGTCATTATCATTGCTTTAACAATGATAGTTGCTATGGTCATTTTATTTTCAATGAAAAATGGCATTAAACTACTGCAAGTCGGTGAGTTAAAAAGCCAATCTTTAGGTCTTAATGTTCAAAATGTTATGTTCATTGTGTTGGCAGTGTCATCTATGATAACTGCAGTAGTAGTTGCATATGTAGGGATTATAGGATTTATAGGTATGATCGTACCGCAATTACTAAGACGTTTTTATTGGCAATATGAGCTAGGAACGCAGATGGTACTTAATCTTATTGTCGGTAGCACAGTTATGGTCGTGGCAGATTTTATAGGCGGAACGATGATACAACCAGTTCAAATCCCTGCAAGTATTATTATGGCATTATTAGGCGTTCCAGTTTTATTTTATATTCTTTTTACACAAACTAAGGTATTACGATAA
- the larB gene encoding nickel pincer cofactor biosynthesis protein LarB, translating to MSKDPNFIDDLLEGVKSNQISIDEAKAQLSHYDELGFAKIDLHRAKRQGFPEVIFGEGKTKEQINQIIESLTQHDNVILVTRIDETKAKFVLEHHPYLQYHSVANIVSTPIEKIKKSQNYISILCAGTSDLAVAEEAALTAEVMGIQVKRFYDVGVSGIHRLFNHIHEIRQGKVSVVIAGMEGALASVVGGLVDHPIYAVPTSVGYGANLDGVTTLLSMINACAPGTSVLNIDNGFGGGYNAGMIVKMIENN from the coding sequence ATGAGTAAAGATCCAAACTTTATAGATGACTTACTCGAAGGTGTAAAATCAAATCAAATTTCTATAGATGAAGCTAAAGCCCAACTCAGTCACTATGACGAATTGGGCTTTGCTAAAATTGATTTACATCGAGCAAAGCGACAAGGCTTTCCCGAAGTCATCTTCGGTGAAGGTAAAACTAAAGAACAAATTAATCAAATTATTGAAAGCCTTACTCAACACGATAATGTGATTTTAGTGACACGTATTGATGAAACAAAGGCAAAGTTTGTACTCGAACATCACCCCTATCTCCAGTATCACTCAGTAGCTAATATTGTGAGTACGCCGATAGAAAAAATTAAAAAATCACAAAATTATATTTCTATCCTTTGTGCTGGAACTTCGGACTTAGCAGTAGCCGAAGAAGCTGCTTTAACTGCTGAAGTAATGGGAATTCAAGTTAAACGCTTCTATGACGTTGGCGTGTCTGGCATTCATCGACTATTTAATCACATCCATGAGATACGCCAAGGTAAGGTATCCGTGGTCATTGCTGGAATGGAAGGAGCCTTGGCAAGTGTTGTAGGAGGACTTGTCGATCATCCCATCTATGCCGTCCCTACCAGCGTTGGGTATGGTGCAAATTTAGACGGTGTCACTACACTACTTTCCATGATTAACGCATGTGCACCTGGTACCAGTGTACTCAATATTGATAATGGCTTTGGAGGAGGATATAACGCTGGAATGATAGTGAAAATGATAGAAAATAACTAG
- a CDS encoding VOC family protein, which translates to MNHIKGINHIGLTVLDIKEATTFLKEAFDAKIAYDALTYNDQPREGEEVERMLGLSKGAKIVRQRMIVIGEGANIEMFEIESNNQKEPLKLEDLGFNHISLMVDHIEDVLENVKRAGAEPLSETHGNSTYEDSEGSKSVYVKAPFNALIELQSIPNGYYYPNDSEANVFIPGE; encoded by the coding sequence ATGAATCATATTAAGGGAATTAATCATATTGGTTTAACAGTATTAGATATTAAGGAGGCAACAACGTTCTTAAAAGAGGCGTTTGACGCTAAAATAGCGTATGATGCGCTTACATATAATGACCAACCTCGTGAAGGAGAAGAAGTTGAACGCATGTTAGGTCTTTCAAAAGGAGCAAAAATCGTTCGTCAAAGAATGATAGTGATTGGTGAGGGAGCTAATATAGAAATGTTTGAAATAGAAAGTAATAATCAAAAAGAACCACTCAAACTAGAAGATTTAGGCTTTAATCATATTTCATTAATGGTCGATCATATTGAGGACGTATTAGAAAATGTTAAACGTGCTGGTGCAGAACCATTATCTGAAACACATGGTAATTCAACTTACGAGGATTCTGAAGGAAGTAAGAGTGTTTATGTTAAGGCACCGTTTAACGCTTTAATTGAGTTACAATCCATTCCGAATGGTTATTATTATCCAAATGATAGTGAAGCAAATGTATTTATTCCTGGTGAGTAA
- the argS gene encoding arginine--tRNA ligase: MNIIDQVKQTLIEEIEASIKKAGLAEDIPEIKIEIPKDTKNGDYSSNIAMVLTKIAKRNPREIAQAIVDNLDTSKAHVKEIDIAGPGFINFYLDNQYLTQIIPEAINKGDQFGYSDQSKNTNILLEYVSANPTGDLHIGHARNAAVGDSLANILIAAGYNVTREYYINDAGNQITNLARSIETRYFEALGDTSHEMPEDGYNGKDIIEIGKDLANKHPEIKDYSDEERLKTFRQLGVDYEMDKLKRDLADFNVHFDNWFSETSLYENGAIDNTLAKMKELGYTYEADGATWLRTSDFKDDKDRVLIKKDGNYTYFTPDTAYHYNKINRGNDILIDLMGADHHGYINRLKASLETFGVDSDRLEIQIMQMVRLMQNGEEVKMSKRTGNAITLREIMDEVGIDAARYFLTMRSPDSHFDFDLELAKEQSQDNPIYYAQYAHARICSILRQAKEQGVDITTNANFDTITNEKAIDLLKKVAEFETTIESAAEHRAPHRLTNYIQDLAAAFHKFYNAEKVLTDDIEKTKALVAMIEAVRITLHNALTLVGVTAPESM; encoded by the coding sequence ATGAATATTATCGATCAAGTGAAACAGACATTAATTGAAGAAATTGAAGCTAGTATCAAAAAAGCGGGATTAGCTGAAGATATTCCCGAAATAAAAATTGAAATACCTAAAGATACTAAAAATGGTGATTACTCATCTAATATTGCGATGGTATTAACTAAAATTGCTAAACGTAATCCACGTGAAATAGCACAAGCGATTGTAGATAATCTTGATACAAGTAAAGCACACGTTAAAGAAATTGATATTGCAGGCCCAGGTTTTATTAACTTTTACTTAGATAATCAATATCTTACTCAAATTATTCCAGAAGCGATTAATAAAGGCGATCAATTTGGCTATTCAGATCAATCTAAAAATACAAACATTTTATTAGAATATGTGTCTGCAAATCCAACTGGTGATTTACACATTGGTCATGCTAGAAATGCTGCTGTAGGTGATTCATTAGCCAATATTCTAATCGCCGCAGGGTACAATGTCACTCGTGAATACTATATTAACGATGCAGGGAATCAAATTACTAATTTAGCTCGTTCAATAGAGACACGTTATTTTGAAGCTCTAGGTGATACAAGCCATGAAATGCCAGAAGATGGATATAATGGTAAAGACATTATTGAAATTGGTAAAGATTTGGCTAATAAGCATCCAGAAATCAAGGATTATTCAGATGAAGAACGCCTAAAAACATTTAGACAATTAGGTGTAGATTATGAAATGGATAAGTTAAAGAGAGACTTAGCTGATTTTAATGTACATTTTGATAACTGGTTCAGTGAAACGTCTTTATATGAAAATGGTGCAATCGATAACACATTAGCTAAAATGAAAGAATTAGGTTACACATATGAAGCTGATGGTGCAACATGGTTACGTACAAGTGATTTTAAAGATGATAAAGACCGTGTATTAATTAAAAAGGATGGTAACTACACTTACTTTACACCTGATACAGCATACCATTACAACAAAATTAATCGTGGAAATGATATCTTAATTGATTTAATGGGTGCTGACCATCACGGTTATATAAATCGTCTTAAAGCAAGTCTTGAAACATTTGGTGTAGATAGTGATCGTCTTGAAATTCAAATTATGCAAATGGTGCGTTTAATGCAAAATGGTGAAGAAGTGAAAATGAGTAAACGTACAGGCAATGCGATTACTTTACGTGAAATTATGGATGAAGTAGGCATTGATGCAGCGCGTTACTTCTTAACAATGCGTAGTCCTGACTCTCATTTTGATTTTGATCTTGAACTTGCCAAGGAGCAATCACAAGATAACCCAATTTATTATGCTCAGTATGCTCACGCACGTATTTGTTCAATACTAAGACAAGCGAAAGAGCAAGGTGTTGATATCACAACAAATGCTAATTTCGATACAATTACTAATGAAAAAGCAATAGACTTATTAAAGAAAGTTGCTGAATTCGAAACAACAATTGAGAGCGCAGCAGAACATCGTGCGCCTCATCGTTTAACAAATTATATTCAAGATTTAGCTGCAGCTTTCCATAAATTCTATAACGCCGAGAAAGTTTTAACTGATGATATTGAAAAGACTAAAGCATTAGTAGCTATGATTGAAGCAGTAAGAATTACATTACACAATGCTTTAACACTTGTTGGCGTTACAGCACCTGAGTCTATGTAA
- a CDS encoding DUF805 domain-containing protein, with the protein MIKAYKLFWQNYFKLEGRSRRRDFWWPFFINAIIEVIVLNGTKFLENSMVHGHIISSIIYQVISLILCIGTFSLSVRRFHDIGMTKKFPVFYLILTLLPYLKNVIELVINHTHLDHNHVFVMILSGLFITYYIISIIAALVALAYCVADSEDGSNKYGPNPKPIYE; encoded by the coding sequence ATGATTAAAGCGTATAAGCTATTTTGGCAAAATTATTTTAAACTAGAAGGTCGCTCTAGAAGACGTGATTTTTGGTGGCCCTTTTTCATCAATGCTATTATTGAAGTTATAGTCTTAAATGGCACAAAATTTTTAGAAAATTCTATGGTTCACGGTCATATTATTTCATCAATTATTTATCAAGTCATTTCACTCATTCTATGTATTGGAACATTTTCATTATCTGTAAGAAGATTTCATGATATCGGAATGACTAAGAAATTCCCAGTGTTTTATTTAATTTTGACCTTACTACCTTATTTAAAAAATGTGATAGAACTTGTTATAAACCATACACATCTAGATCATAATCACGTATTTGTGATGATTTTAAGTGGTTTATTCATCACTTACTATATCATCTCCATCATCGCTGCACTTGTAGCTTTAGCATATTGTGTAGCTGATAGTGAAGATGGTTCCAATAAATATGGACCGAATCCTAAACCTATTTATGAATAA
- a CDS encoding HAD family hydrolase — MDLSHIRAIVFDLEGTLLDRVKSREKFIEEQFERFHDYFVHVQLADFKNKFIELDDDEDNDKPELYKQIIKQFHIDRLTWKDLFHDFEMHFYRYVFPYYDTLYTLEKLSSHDYKIGVIANGKSKIKQFRLHSLGIMHVINYLTTSETVGYRKPHPKIFEDMIEQLDVEPSEIMYVGDDALNDVAPARAMGMVSVWYKQEDAELEPLEEEVDFTITTIEELLTILPENFVPEGEERNGNGFIY; from the coding sequence ATGGATTTGAGTCATATTAGAGCAATAGTCTTTGATTTAGAAGGAACTTTGTTAGATAGAGTTAAATCACGTGAGAAATTTATTGAAGAGCAATTTGAACGTTTTCATGATTATTTCGTTCATGTTCAATTAGCCGATTTTAAGAATAAATTTATCGAGCTTGATGATGATGAAGATAATGATAAACCTGAATTGTATAAACAAATTATTAAACAATTTCATATTGATCGATTAACTTGGAAAGATTTGTTTCATGACTTTGAGATGCACTTTTACCGTTATGTCTTTCCTTATTATGATACGTTATATACCTTGGAAAAGTTATCGAGCCATGATTATAAGATTGGCGTTATCGCTAACGGGAAATCCAAAATTAAACAATTTAGATTACATTCTCTAGGTATTATGCATGTTATTAATTACCTAACGACCTCAGAAACTGTTGGATATCGCAAACCTCATCCAAAAATATTTGAGGATATGATAGAACAACTCGATGTAGAACCCAGTGAAATTATGTATGTTGGAGACGACGCACTTAACGATGTTGCGCCCGCTCGAGCAATGGGTATGGTAAGTGTATGGTATAAACAAGAGGATGCGGAATTAGAACCACTTGAAGAAGAAGTAGATTTTACAATTACTACGATAGAAGAATTGTTAACTATTCTACCTGAAAATTTTGTACCAGAAGGAGAAGAACGCAATGGCAATGGATTTATTTACTAG
- the larE gene encoding ATP-dependent sacrificial sulfur transferase LarE — MTELLNKEMKLNHLLKEMQSVVIAYSGGVDSSLVLKKAIDVLGVKNVKPVVVKSELFRNEEFYQAIELVRSLGVEVLETEMAELEDDNIVKNTPESWYFSKRLLYGKLNEIKEEFNFNYILDGMIMDDLEDFRPGLKARDEFGVRSVLQEAHLYKSEIRELSKQHDLPVWNKPALCSLASRIPYGETLSFAKVNKVNEAEKYILQLGINHVRVRYHPNIARIEVVEDDLATVIKNRDNITLRLKELGFDYVTVDLEGYRTGSMNEVIDTKATNLV; from the coding sequence ATGACTGAATTATTAAATAAAGAAATGAAATTAAATCACTTACTTAAAGAAATGCAAAGTGTTGTCATTGCATATTCAGGTGGTGTAGATAGCAGTTTAGTACTTAAAAAAGCGATTGATGTTTTAGGTGTTAAAAATGTTAAACCTGTGGTTGTAAAATCAGAACTTTTCAGAAACGAAGAATTTTACCAAGCGATTGAATTAGTTCGAAGCCTAGGTGTAGAAGTGTTAGAGACTGAAATGGCTGAACTTGAAGACGATAATATCGTTAAGAATACACCCGAAAGCTGGTATTTCAGTAAACGACTTCTTTATGGAAAACTTAATGAAATCAAAGAGGAATTCAACTTTAATTATATCTTAGATGGCATGATTATGGACGATCTCGAGGATTTCCGTCCAGGCTTAAAAGCTAGAGATGAATTTGGAGTACGTAGTGTACTTCAAGAAGCACATCTCTATAAATCAGAAATTAGAGAATTAAGTAAACAACATGATTTACCTGTATGGAATAAACCGGCTCTATGTAGTTTAGCTTCACGAATCCCTTATGGTGAAACGTTAAGCTTTGCTAAAGTAAACAAAGTCAACGAAGCAGAGAAATACATTCTACAATTAGGAATCAATCATGTCCGTGTACGCTACCACCCTAATATCGCTCGTATCGAAGTGGTTGAAGATGATTTAGCTACTGTAATAAAAAATAGAGACAATATCACTTTACGCTTAAAAGAACTTGGTTTCGACTATGTCACTGTAGATTTAGAAGGATACAGAACAGGCAGTATGAACGAAGTCATTGATACGAAAGCAACTAATTTAGTATAA
- a CDS encoding DUF805 domain-containing protein: protein MIEAYKLFWLNFFKLKGRSRRRDFWWPMLINIILSSILGLMIFGVTRIIPYSDVVYNIVATIINVVILIGTFTVSIRRFHDIGKTMIIPCIFFVISLYGCYVELMYDNGTANSSFEIHNQVLNIILGIIAILFTLIVIVISIMSLVYCVKDSQKGTNKYGPNPKEQ from the coding sequence ATGATTGAGGCCTATAAGTTATTCTGGCTGAATTTCTTTAAACTAAAAGGTCGCAGTAGAAGACGCGATTTTTGGTGGCCGATGTTAATTAACATAATACTTTCGAGTATTCTAGGCCTTATGATTTTTGGGGTTACACGCATAATTCCATATAGTGATGTTGTTTATAATATAGTCGCAACTATCATCAATGTAGTTATCCTTATTGGTACGTTTACAGTTTCAATTAGACGCTTCCATGACATAGGTAAAACAATGATCATACCATGTATTTTCTTTGTTATTAGTTTATATGGATGCTATGTTGAGTTAATGTATGACAATGGTACTGCAAACTCATCTTTTGAAATACATAATCAAGTTTTAAATATTATATTAGGTATTATCGCGATACTGTTTACTTTAATAGTAATAGTAATTAGTATTATGAGCCTGGTGTATTGCGTCAAAGATAGCCAAAAAGGTACAAACAAATACGGCCCGAATCCAAAAGAACAATAA